GCCCGGCCGCTCTAGTTGTCGACCAAGCCCGAGGAGGGGGACCGCCATGGCACCACAGCGATTCCGCGAGCAGTTCGACCACATCCAGCGTTCGATGCCCGACGTGCCGTTGGTGATGGGGCCGGACGACTCCGCGGAGTTCCTGTACGAGAAGGGCGTCGTCCTCGTCCGTGACGGCGAGGACGCCCGGACGGTGGAGGACACCGTGCGCGCCTACTTCACCGAGGCCCCCGACCTCAACCAGGACCACGTGCGCCGGGTGAGCCCGCGGACCAACCGCACCGGCGTCACCCGCATCAGGGTCGGTGACCCCGGCGAGGGCGGCCGGCAGGGCGACCGCACCGTCGCGCACGCGCTGCGGGCCGTGCAGGAGCGGGAGGACCGGGCGGGGCGCCGGCTGGTCAGCCGGAACCACGTGGTGCACATCGCCCCCGTCAACGCGTGCCCCGGTGACGAGCCGGTGCCCGCCCCGGCGGCCTCGGCCCCCAATCCGTCGCCGGCCGAGGCGGTCCACGACCCGGAGACCGCGGTCGGCGTCCTGGTCGTCGACACCGGACTCATGCACGACTACCGCTCCTGGCACCAACTGGCTCACGTCGACGGCGACCTCGCACTCGAGGAGACGGACGCCGAGGGCATGCTGAAGCAGTACGTCGGCCACGGCACGTTCATCGCCGGGATCGTCGCGTCCGTGGCGCCCAACACGAACGTCACGGTGCTGGGCACCCTCAACGACGTCGGTGCCGTCCTGGAGTCGGAGTTCGGCGAGAAGCTCTTCGAGGCCGTCGACCGGCACGGCTGGCCCGACATCATCAGCCTCTCCGCCGGCACCCCCAACGGCCGCACCGACGGGCTGCTCGGCCTGGACGCCTTCATGGAGGAACTGCGCGACCGGCGCACCCTGCTCGTCGCCGCCGCCGGCAACAACGGCAGCGCCACCCCGTTCTGGCCGGCCGCCTACGCCTCCCTGCCCGAGTACGCCAACTGCGTGCTGTCGGTCGGAGCGCTGCGCAGCGACGGCGCGTTCGGCGCCTGCTTCTCCAACCACGGCACCTGGGTGCGCGCGTACGCCCCGGGCGAGCGCCTCGTCGGCGCCCTCACCGGCTTCGAGCAGCCCGTCCCGTACGTCTACCAGCACTCCACCTACGACGCCTGCCGGTACGGCTTCGCGTACGCCTGCACCTGCCAGTCACCCCGGCACACCGGCGTGCTGAGCGAGCAGCAGCAGTCGACCGGGAGCGAGCCGGACCAGGTGGTGTTCGAGGGGTTCGCGCGCTGGAGCGGCACCTCCTTCGCCACCCCCGTGGTCGCCGGGATGATCGCCGACCACATGGTCGCCCACAAGGAGACCGACCCGCGCGCCGCCGGACAGCAACTGCTCGCCGCCAACACCGGGTTCGCGGACGTGCACGGCGAGTCCGTGCCCGCCCTGCGCCCGCCGACCTGGCGTCCGGAGCCGGCCGACCCCGCCGGAGCCGGGACGTGACGGCGCTGACGGTCCCCGCCACCGCGTACGATGACGTGCCGTACACGAGGGGTGGCACCGTGGACCGTGCAGATGTCGGCGCGCTCGTCCAATCCGCCGTCGACGGCGACGCGGCGGCATGGAAGGCGCTGGTGGAAGGGCTCAGCCCGCTGGTGTGGTCGGTCGTGCGCGCCCACCGGCTCTCCGACGCCGACGCGCACGAGGTCTACCAGACCGTCTGGTTCCGCTTCGCCCAGCACCTGGGGCGGATCCGGGAACCGCAGAAGGCGGGGGCCTGGCTGGCGAGCACGGCGCGGCACGAGAGCCTGAAGGTGCTCAAGAGCCTGCGCCGGACGACACCGACCGACGATCCCCAACTGCTGGACCGGGTCAGCGAGGACCGTACGCCCGAGCAGACGGTGATCGATTCGGAGGAGGCGGCCGCCGAGAGCGAGCGCATCCGCCGGCTGTGGCAGGAGTTCGAGGAACTGGGGGAGCGCTGCCGGCAGTTGCTGCGGGTCCTGATGGCCTCGCCGCCGCCCAGTTACCAGGAGGTGTCCGCCGCCCTGGGCATCGCCGTCGGCAGCATCGGGCCGCTGCGCCAGCGCTGCCTGCGCCGCCTGCGGGCCCGACTCGACGCACGGGGAGCATCGTGAACGCCCACCGCGAGGACGACTTCGACGGCCGTGAAGGCGCCCTGGAGGACGCGGAGTTCGACGTCGGCCCGCTGGAGGAGGAGCTCCGTGGCGCCGCCGCCGTCCTGGACCCGGTGCCGGCCGAGCTGCGCCGCATCGCCGTCGACGCCTTCGCGCTGCACGACCTGGACGCCCGGCTCGCCGAGCTGACCTTCGACTCGCTGGTCGACGCCATCCCCGTCCGGGGTGTGACGGACGTGCCGCGGATGCTGACCTTCCGCAGCGGTGAGCTGACCGTCGACGTCGAGGTGACCGCCGAGGGCCTGATGGGGCAGGTGCTGCCGCCCCAGCCGGCCCGCATCGAGGTCCTGGGCGGCCCCCAGCCGGCCGCGCCGGACACGCTCACGGCCGACGCCATGGGCCGCTTCGCCAGTGTCGTGGCGCCCTCCGGTCCCTTCGCGCTGCGGCTGCGCACCGGCGGGGAGGTCGTCGTCACGGAGTGGCTGCGGGCCTGACCCCGCAGGCGGGACTCACCAGGTGCAGGGCAGGTCGACCGGGCCCCGGATCATGGTCTTCCGGCGCCAGGCGACCTGCTCCGCCGGGACGGCGAGCCGCAGCCCCGGCAGCCGCGCCGGCAGGGTGTCGACGAGCAGTTCGGTCAGCGTCCGGGCGAGGACGGCGCCCGTGCAGTGGTGCGGACCGTTGCCGAAGGACAGGTGCGGGCGGCGCGTCACCTCGGCGCGGCCGAAGCGCGGATCGTTGGTGATCGCCCGCAGGTCGTCGTAGCGGGTGGCCAGCCACGCCCAGCCCTCGCCGAACGGCAGCTGGATGCGCGTGAGGGGCCCCTCGCGCATGAGGTCCGTCAGGACCGGGTCGAACCGGGTCCCCTCCAGGTCGGGCGTCGGCCATGGCCGTACCGGCGGCCGTGCCCGCTCCGTCAGCCCGGTGGTCTCCTCGGCCATGCCCCCACCCTCACCGTCGCGGGGCCGCCTGTCACGCGGGGATGCCCCAACCGGTGGTCACCGGGTGACGTCGTCCACCAGCCGGGCCAGTGCCGTGGCGAGCCGGGACAGCCCCGTTCCGGCCGGTCCGCCCGGCTCGGTCATGTAGGTGTCCCGGCGGATCTCCACCATCAGCGCCGACACGCGCGGCTCGCCGCCGTAGTGCCTCAGGGGCACGTACGTCCCGCTGAACGGACTGTCGAGTCCCACCTCCCCGACCGGCGCGAAGGCCGCCCGGGCCGCCGCGAGCAGCGTGGGCGGGGTGTGGAAGGAGTCGGTCCCGAGGCAGACGGCCGGCCGCGGCCCGTCCCCGTGCAGCTCGTACGGCAGTCGAGCGGTCGGATAGGAGTGCACGTCGAGGATCACGACGCGGCCGGCGGCGGCCAGCCTTTCGGCGACGGCGTCGGTCATCGCCCGCGCGTAGGGCCGGAAGTACCGCTCGACCAGGGGCGCCGGATCGAAACCCTCGGCGCGCAGCGCATCCCGATGCGTGGTCCGCGTGTACACCGCGCCCATGCCGGCGGCGAGCATCTCCTCGCGCTCGTCCGGGAACCGCTCGGGGTCGACGACCAGCCGTGACAGCCGGTTGACGAACCGCCAGGGCGTCACTCCGGCCGCCTCGGCCGCCTCGGCGGCGATCCGCTCGGTGTGGGCGTCGGTGATGTGGTCCAGCTCCCGCTCCAGCGCCTCGTCGTCCAGCAGGAGGCCCGCGCGCACGTCGTCCGGTATGCGCCGGGCGGAGTGCGGCACGTGCAGGATCACGGGCGAGTCGCCGGCGCCGGGCAGCAGCTCGAAGGGGGAGGGCGTGGGGCGGGTCATCGTCGGCTCCGGTGGTCGTCGTCGCGGCGCCTGCGGGGGGTCGCGGAGCGGGGCGGCAGACTGCGCACATGGGTGCGGACGCGGGCCATGAGGTCGCCCAGGGTCCGCACGTCCTGGTCGGTCAGCGGTTCGAACAGCAGACGGCGGGCGACCTGGACGTGGCCCGGGAGCACCCTGTCGACCAGGGCGCGCCCGGCGTCCGTGACGGTGACCAGCGTGGCGCGCTGGTCGTCGGGGCTGGGGCCGCGGGTGATCAGGCCGGCCCTCTCCAGCAGCCCGGCCTGATGGGTCAGACCGCTGCGGCTGTAGACGACCCCGTCGGCCAGCTCGGTCATGGTCAGGCTGCCCTCGCCGTGGGCGAGGCGGGCCAGGAGCTGGAACTGCACGTAGCTGATGTCGCCCTCCGCCCGCAGCTGCCGCTCGACCGCGTGCTGGAGCAGGCTGACCGCCTCCATGAGCGCGAAGTAGGTCTCCAGTTGTGCGGGTGCCAGCCCGTCGCTCTCGGCCATCTCCGCAGCATAGGTATGTCGAGTTCGAAGCAGTGACCGGCGACGACGTGACCGGCGATGGCGTGACCGGCGTCACGACAAACAGGGAATTGCTTCGACTTCGAAGACCACACCGTCACCCGGTCACCACGCTCACCGACGAGCGCTTCGACGTCGTCCTCAACCTGGTGCCCACCTCGCCGGAGGAGACAGTGGCCCTCGCGGGCCTCGTGCGGCCGGACGGGGTGCTGCTGAGCACGACGACCCCGATCCCCGACACCGTCGGCGTGCGCGCGGTCTCCGTCTTCGTCCGCGGCGACGCGGAGCAGCTCGCCGAACTCGTCGGCCGGGTCGACGCCGGGACGCTGTCCCTCGACGTCGCCGAGCGGGTCGCGCTCGCGGACCTGCCGTCGGTGCACGCGCGCAGCGACGCGGGGACGCTGCACGGCAAGACCGCGGTGACGGTCTGAAGGCTCGTACACGGCTCCGCCCCGGCCGGACGGTGCACCGGTCGGGGCGGAGACGGACACGGGCGGCCCTGGTCGGGCCGGGGCGTCAGCTCAGGGACGCGAGGGCCTCGTTCCAGGTGGCCGACGGACGCATGACCGACGCCGCCTTGGCCGGGTCGGGCTGGTAGTAGCCGCCGATCTCGGCCGGCTTGCCCTGCACGGCGACCAGCTCGTCCACGATCTTCTGCTCGTTCGCGGTGAGCGTCTCGGCGAGCGTCGCGAAGGCCTTCGCCAGCTCGGCGTCGTCGGTCTGCCGGGCCAGCTCCTGCGCCCAGTACAGGGACAGGTAGAAGTGGCTGCCGCGGTTGTCGATGCCGCCGACGCGACGGGTCGGGGACTTGTCCTCGTTGAGGAAGGTCGCCGTTGCGCGGTCGAGCGTGTCCGCGAGGACCTTCGCGCGGGTGTTGCCGGTGGCGGTGGCGTACTGCTCCAGGGACGGCACCAGTGCGAAGAACTCGCCCAGCGAGTCCCAGCGCAGGTAGTTCTCCTTGACCAGCTGCTGGACGTGCTTCGGCGCGGAGCCGCCGGCGCCGGTCTCGAACAGGCCGCCGCCCGCCATCAGCGGGACGACCGACAGCATCTTGGCGCTGGTGCCCAGCTCCAGGATCGGGAACAGGTCGGTGAGATAGTCGCGCAGCACGTTGCCGGTGACCGAGATGGTGTTCTCGCCGCGGCGGATGCGCTCCACCGACAGCTTGGTGGCCTCGACGGGGGCCAGGACGCGGATGTCCAGGCCCTCGGTGTCGTGCTCCGGCAGGTAGGCGTTGACCTTCTCGATCAGGTTGGCGTCGTGGGCGCGGGTGGCGTCCAGCCAGAACACCGCCGGGTCACCGGTGGCGCGGGCGCGGGTGACGGCCAGCTTGACCCAGTCCCGGATCGGCGCGTCCTTGGTCTGGCAGGCGCGGAAGATGTCACCGGCGGAGACGGTCTGCTCGATGACGGCGTCGCCGTTCCGGTCGACCAGGCGGA
This region of Streptomyces chromofuscus genomic DNA includes:
- a CDS encoding RNA polymerase sigma factor, whose product is MDRADVGALVQSAVDGDAAAWKALVEGLSPLVWSVVRAHRLSDADAHEVYQTVWFRFAQHLGRIREPQKAGAWLASTARHESLKVLKSLRRTTPTDDPQLLDRVSEDRTPEQTVIDSEEAAAESERIRRLWQEFEELGERCRQLLRVLMASPPPSYQEVSAALGIAVGSIGPLRQRCLRRLRARLDARGAS
- a CDS encoding MarR family winged helix-turn-helix transcriptional regulator yields the protein MAESDGLAPAQLETYFALMEAVSLLQHAVERQLRAEGDISYVQFQLLARLAHGEGSLTMTELADGVVYSRSGLTHQAGLLERAGLITRGPSPDDQRATLVTVTDAGRALVDRVLPGHVQVARRLLFEPLTDQDVRTLGDLMARVRTHVRSLPPRSATPRRRRDDDHRSRR
- a CDS encoding zinc-binding dehydrogenase, whose protein sequence is MLRLRRPHRHPVTTLTDERFDVVLNLVPTSPEETVALAGLVRPDGVLLSTTTPIPDTVGVRAVSVFVRGDAEQLAELVGRVDAGTLSLDVAERVALADLPSVHARSDAGTLHGKTAVTV
- a CDS encoding N-formylglutamate amidohydrolase produces the protein MTRPTPSPFELLPGAGDSPVILHVPHSARRIPDDVRAGLLLDDEALERELDHITDAHTERIAAEAAEAAGVTPWRFVNRLSRLVVDPERFPDEREEMLAAGMGAVYTRTTHRDALRAEGFDPAPLVERYFRPYARAMTDAVAERLAAAGRVVILDVHSYPTARLPYELHGDGPRPAVCLGTDSFHTPPTLLAAARAAFAPVGEVGLDSPFSGTYVPLRHYGGEPRVSALMVEIRRDTYMTEPGGPAGTGLSRLATALARLVDDVTR
- a CDS encoding S8/S53 family peptidase, with translation MAPQRFREQFDHIQRSMPDVPLVMGPDDSAEFLYEKGVVLVRDGEDARTVEDTVRAYFTEAPDLNQDHVRRVSPRTNRTGVTRIRVGDPGEGGRQGDRTVAHALRAVQEREDRAGRRLVSRNHVVHIAPVNACPGDEPVPAPAASAPNPSPAEAVHDPETAVGVLVVDTGLMHDYRSWHQLAHVDGDLALEETDAEGMLKQYVGHGTFIAGIVASVAPNTNVTVLGTLNDVGAVLESEFGEKLFEAVDRHGWPDIISLSAGTPNGRTDGLLGLDAFMEELRDRRTLLVAAAGNNGSATPFWPAAYASLPEYANCVLSVGALRSDGAFGACFSNHGTWVRAYAPGERLVGALTGFEQPVPYVYQHSTYDACRYGFAYACTCQSPRHTGVLSEQQQSTGSEPDQVVFEGFARWSGTSFATPVVAGMIADHMVAHKETDPRAAGQQLLAANTGFADVHGESVPALRPPTWRPEPADPAGAGT